The Chelonoidis abingdonii isolate Lonesome George chromosome 15, CheloAbing_2.0, whole genome shotgun sequence genomic interval CCATGTCTCACTGCCACCTCTGCCTCGTTAACCCAGCAGATAGCTGTGGAGTGATGAGAGAGACAGTAGGTCAGATGTGGAATAATTGGCAGGCAGTAAGGCACCTCatggtaggatgaccagatgtcctgtttttaaaaaagacaaatggCCTTACCATTATGGTACTTCCAATGAAAATGTACTTATTTTCCCACTCTTTGGAAGCCTCCATTTTCatctgtgtattttctttttggtttgcacTTGGCTTCCATTGTTAAATTgccaccccattctgcccccttccTAAGTGAGCCGTgtcctcgctcctctccctcccagagcctcctgccagcacagaacagctgattgggGTGGGCAGCAGGCAAGGGGACTGAGGAGGCGGTGCTGGAGCAGGGAGGCTGCGTACTgggtccttgctcctccctcccatcagctgtgatcagctgtttcatgacaTTGAGGTGaccccagggggaggggagtgaggacacagcccccagcccccctttgcccccccccccgagtttgCCAccaatgctgcaaaacagctgatcatgaTGGGAAGCactgaggaagggaagggggctaGGCAccatgtccttgctcctcccactccctcccagagccgccTCAATGCTGCGAAAGAGCTAACCATGGTGagcaggaggggggaaaaggtgctgatgggggagaagaggggctgagcacccacttcccctcccccaccgagTTGGTTTCTggaaggagccgcatattaatcTTTtgaagagccacatgcagctccgGAGATGTTGGTTGGCTACCCCTGGGTTAGAGCCTCATGTCCTTCACCAGTTAGAATCCTAATTTCATATTGTCTTATCCAGCATAATGGGAGTTCCTCTCCACAAGGCTGTAGGTGGAAGAGAAGCTATTTTGTAGAACCATGATGGAAAATGAACATTAATCATTTTTAGCTGCACATAGTGGGAGAAGTTTTTTAGTTAAGGCTTTTTGGGACTTTCTCGATTAGTAAAGATTTGCTTTTTGAAAAGGGCATCTAAATGACTGGTTGTTTTTCAAGTCTgattccctgttttgttttgttttttgaggtgGAGAGCTGACACAATAGGACTTTCCACTTGATGTCCATTTTGTAGAGAAGTTTCACAGCTTAATTACACAATggtttttttctccctgtttgCAGCTAGTTGGAAGCAGAACCAGACCTGTCAGTCAAGGTAGGCTGGGTGGGATCACACTGCTGAAGATCCCAGCAGTTTTAGACAGCCTCCAGACCATCTTCTCAGaacaacagcaaaacaaaaaaatcaacctaCTTGTTCTTGTCATTTGGTAatatattgtggcagagctctgaccctgcccccgtgggtcctgcgcttctaggcagtTTGTGCTcacctcagtggctcactgtgaccttccacatagcccttctctctctaggaccAGGGTTAcggtctactgagcccttttcatcataggccaggaATGAGtctggtgagagaactcccacagtctctgttgtccctgggggcttatttcagaacagtttagatgcctgtcctgacaggggcctgacttcccctcccaggagatgttcctgtagtagTGGGCTGGGGGGAACCCGGACCctccctctactccgggttctggcccagggaccctaattgtagcagctgttggcagccaacatTTCACTGGTAGAGTTTCTACAttcccctgggccactttccccacagctctcctgcttctcccttaccgatggtttgagggtgtcttcattaaccagcccttcagacgcactcctctcccctgactggagtgagccctttttatagtatcagtgggGTCTTAATTAGTCAGGTGgttcacattagcttaatggcctcacctgactctttgcaggttaattagagtcaggtttCTCATTAGCCTgtagcagccctgctctggtcagtcagggaacagaaaactgttaatccagtggccagtatatctgccttctgctgttctactgtacccaactggcctgggtctatcactatatatatgtgtgtgtatatgtgtgtgtgtgtatgtgtgtgtgtatatatatatatatatatatatataaggtcACTCCATATGAGCTATGGAAAGACACTACTCAATTTCTTACTTTGTAGCAgcaattaaatgttttttattatAGAAGtggaaattttaaattaaaatgtttctattaAAGATAACGTCTCTTCATTCTCAGGTTCGATGGATGATGTACTGGATTGTGTTTGCTCTTTATACAGTTACTGAAACAGTAGCAGACCTAATGATCTCTTGGTAAGATTTTGCATAATATGGAACATGGGgatgatataattttttttctgatgattTAATGCAGAGAATACAATTGCCACGTTATATTTATAGGTGATGTTTCCAAGAACTACTGTAAGGAACTTGCATAATGAATAGTGTCCCTCATTTCTAAATTTGTAGTGCCTTTTAATTCCTTAAAGAGAAGAGATAGAAAAATGCTACCCATGCTGTAAAGcacaagagaagagaagagagttgtAAAACTCATGCAAAAGAAATCTCGTGTCTTAAATAAAATAGTATAATGCTAGAAAACATGGAAAGATTTTTAACCATCTCTTACCCTTTCTACTTTTGATGGTATTACATTAAATGAAAACCAGATAAGTCAATGAAACAGATATTCATCTATTAAATAGTTAATTTTTAATCAATATAGATGTTGTTAACCTTGGGTGAAAAAATAGTGTAACATTTTGTTGTAAAAAATCTGTAACCAGTTTTTTTCCAAAACTTTGATTTTGGTAGTTAATTAACATCTATCTTCGTTTCATAGTACTTGCATAACGTTTTATCTGCAGGTTTCCATTGTACTATGAGTTGAAGATCGCTTTTGTTATTTGGTTGCTCTCTCCATATACTAGAGGGGCAAGCTTAATGTATAGGAAGTTTCTCCATCCTCTTCTTTCTTCAAAGGAACGGGTAAGAAATTATTTTCAAAGTTTGGCATTGAATACAAGAATTTAACATCTTAAGCACAAAAAAGATTTATACATtaactgaggccatgtctacactaccacttaggTCGGCGAAACTTGTCGCTTaggtgaaaaaacacctccctgaatGACAAGTTTCACCGGCATAGTGGTAGCGTGCACAGCacttctctcaccaacataacTACTGCTTCCCATTAAGGGTGAtttaattatgttgacaggaaagctctctctgcatagagcggctacatgagagatcttacagtggtgcagctgcattggtacagctgtccTACTGTAAGGTCTTTTAGTATAGACACAGCCTAATACTTAATGaaggtaaaaatatatttatagttcAACTTAAGTCTTCCATCAACATTTTGATGATAAAATAATGCTATGGGGTAATACAACTTCATAACTTTCAGGGATTTTGTGTACAGATTTAAAtatgtattctgttttgttttttaggagATCGATGAGTATATTGTACAAGCCAAAGAAAGAGGTTATGAAACTATGGTGAATTTTGGGAGACAGGGTTTAAATTTGGCAGCTACTGCTGCAGtaactgctgctgcaaaggtaaATTTCACTTATACTAAACTGTTCAGGGTAAATATGGATAAAAAAGTAAAGTGGTATTGGGTATTTACCCATCTTAACTCAAAGAATTCATTCTAAAAGTAACATGTTTAAAAGTAGGGGGATGTAATTTAAGGATtgcaattttgtgagcatttttACAGTCTGTTAGTTTAAAAATGAATAGAATGTAAATTTTTTGATAATGGATATCAGTTGAGTGGTAAATCAAAATATAGACTACAATGTTATGTTCAAGCTATTAGTGAAAGATCAACAttcttttttctgtctttgttgCATTTTCTTGCTGGTAATCACACTGTTTATAGGATTTCTGGCTTCTTTCTGCTGTCTTCCTTCAATCAAGTTGAGGTAACTACATCTGCAAAATAAGGCATGAAATATTACTACCACAGATAAAAGCTGTTTTGTGCGATTAATTCCTAGTTTGTGATTTCAGATCCAATTTTTAAAGTAATGCACTACATGAAAGCTTGCATCATAGTTGTCTGATCTGCATATTCTTGCTTTGAGTAGTGTTTTTATATGAAATCGTAGAGCTGAATAAATCGCAGTGTCAGTTTAATAACATGCAACTTAACTGAAATTAATGAAGGAGATTTCCCAAAATATTTGATTGAAAAGCCACTAATGAAGGCAACCAAGAAAGCTCTCAACTTATAATCAGTGAAATAAGTCTGGAAACAGCTTGTATgcttgaaaaatgtgttttgattaaCATAGAAGATTGAAGATTGAACTGACTTTAGTAAAGAGTAAActgccccccccttttttcctttaGTAAAAATGCAGGAAATAGCATTAGAAATTAATACATTTGGATTTGGCAAACAATTTCAGGCTTAATTTCCAGTGAGAACAAATGAAACTAGTATGCTTTAAAGTAATGATActgaaaagttttttgtttttgttttttttttaaattcaaataagCCACTAAAAAGCAATATATAGAAATAtatgttaactttttaaaatggcaacacagtTGACCTGTAAATTACTGTTTGGGAGAAACATGTTGACGATTGGGCTTTTGGATCCAATGAAGAAAATTTAACAGACTTCTATAAAAGGAATATTTTCACATtaccattttaaagatggggtttttctgtttttttttttttttttttctttttaattagtgACATCTGAGTGTCCTGATTTTGATATTTCTCTTGACAACAATGTAAgcagtttcactttctgatttTCATACACTAGTGCGTATTGCACTGTTTAGGATGTTCAGACACTTACACAGAATGTTTGTTTTATAGTTTCCATTGGAATATTAATTATAAAACATTTTCCTTGGtctgaaatgtaaaattttataTCTATAAACCTATATATTCACCTGTATCATTAAGATATGATAAACTGATTCAGCAGTCTCTGGTGTGATGCCAGTCAGCTCAGCAAAAAACTAGCCGATTGTTGCCCCAACATCTAATACATCTTACTACCTAAATATAACTTATAATATAAATGAAATTGGTAACTACTGTAATTCACAGTATTGTAGAGTTCGTATAAACAGCTGTctaccttttaaaatgttataattaaaaaaacattgttttgtgtaaagatttatttttaaacaagagttGGAAAAAGTTTCCAAACTTTTATTTTCTAGGGctccttaattctttaaaagtgagattttttttctgcctgagCGATGCTTCAAAAGATCATTGCACTTATAAAGAAAAGTGCATGGTGAGCTTATGTTTTCTGGACATCTGTTTTCATATTGGTGGTGGTTGGTTGTTTAAATGATGATTAATACATGAGAAAAAAGTTATTAATGCTACATGCCTGAAGCcataacaattttaaacaaaatatattcctGTGGCACTATGCCTTAAATATCATAGTGGgactgggggagtgggagggaataTCAAAAGTAGCCATTTTTAACTAATGTGAACTCCTTCTTTTTGAAAGAAGGTTAGTATTGCTGTTTGAGCAGAACActcctatttttttaatttgccacaCTGTGCACTCAGAAAATATAAAATGACCACCTGCAATATTACACTATTGCTTTGTGGCCATTTCCCTCCCTCCAATATCTGGCTGGCTAGCCAGCCGGCCATGATTATGTCACAATGATATACTTCTGGCTGGCCACGAATATTCAAAGATACAGAATTTGAAGTTACATTGAGACCTAGCTATTCCTTTCTTTCTGAGGTAACAAATAATTTCTGCCTCAGTGTCGATGAAGTTTGGATTTCAAAGCCATTCAACTGTGAATGGATGGATACTTATTCTGTTTGTAATTTGTTATGCATCCTCATGAATATATGTACAATTAATCCAGTGCAATTAAGttgcttgggggaaaaaagacagtCATAGTACTAAAGACATTAAGATATCAGTGTGATTGTAAAGAgtgtgcagagagagaaagagagagagaaactccctGCAACTCTTAAACTATATTGTTAATATCAGAAATTCTCTCTTTACTGTGCTGTGCCATTCCAAAAGCTTGGGTGTAATTCCTTCATGCTAGCACTTGGAGACTGCACATATGTTCTTTCTGGTGACTTCTTCATTCCTTGTATATAAAGGGCTTGCTAGCTTGCCCAGGTAGGTTTTTCCTGCCTCCAACAAGTGAAGAGAACAATACCTTTACCTGACACTGAAGAATGAGGTTTGCAATTCCAGAAATTCTTTTACAACTGGGACAACCCACACTGTGTAGTTTTCCATGGGTATACCTAGGGTGTTACAGGTGCCCTTGAGCCTGCCTGTCTCTCTGCCTTGGTGAACTTCCTGTGATGGATTTAGTATATCTGCCTCCCAGCATCTACCCAGGGTGATCCCTAGAGGATGATGCCAGGATAGTTGCACTTGGCTGGTAAATGAAAATACCCTTTCTCAAGGAGTCAGGAGAATCACATGGATAACAATTTCCGTTAAGGGGGGTGCtttcctcagggcaaatcaacaAAAGTAGAATCTACTTTTGAAGAGAGATCTTCGGTACGTATGGCTCCATCACtctagtatctgaacacctcacaatcttccaCGTATTCACCCTCACAGTATCATGTGAGGTTGGAAAGTACTAatatcccattttatagatggggaactgaggcacagagagataaggAACTTGCCCGAGGTCACGCAGGGAGGTGATCTGAATTATCTGGCTAAGCTTTTGAAATGGCTATCTAAACATTTTATCCTGCTAGAGGAATACTCAGATACATTTGAGAGGGCTGAACAGTCAAAATTGATTGAGGCTGCCATGATCAGTCTCTGCAGTTTCATCTTTGTCAGACTTTACATACATCATTGTGACCATGTTGAGAACCATAGTAGCCTTTATAACACTGGAAAGGCTTCTTTGGCTGAAGCAGTGGTTGGCTGATAGACATTCATGGCCAGTTTGGTCACTTAACCTTTCAGTAGGGCTGCTTTTGGTGAAGAACTCCAGCATCCAAAGCCTTCCATAGATAAGGGGAACATAGGCCTGCCACATcacaggctcctcctcctcctcctcctcctgttctcAGTACTAATCTCACCCTAATGGGATAGGTGTACAGTGGAAAAAGTATCACCCagggaaaatgtttttcctgaaaataaggcctttgacaaggtaaTTGCTTTTGCTCCAAGGAAGAGCTTAgaccacacagctatttttttccatcttagGTAAACAACATGAAGGTATACGTAGTCATGCACCAACAGTGTTAACCACCATCAGCTAATAAGTGTTTCAGCATCACTGTTTGTTTACAATAGGTGCTAACTGATGTTTCAAACACTGTTAATTAACCTGCACTAGCTAACATAAATTAAAACACAGTCAGTTTTCTTAGTCTAAGATATGCCCTTGGTCAGGTTTTTGTCAAGTTAGTCTGTGCAGTGACAACATGCTTTTTGCCGAAGCATGTCAactacagtatttaaaaatattatgataTCTGAGAGACTGTTCTGAAATTACATGTAGACTTGTGTGTGGAGAATGGATAATGATATTGAACCCAAAGCCCTGCCTGCGCCTCTCTTCCTGGATTTGGAATCACAAAATGTTATGACTGTGTGACACCTTAAGAaactaattaaaacaaaaacacaagcaTGTGTTTAATATGTGCAGCAGTGCATTATAGTGAGGGAACCCTAAATACATTGCTtgtattttaatcttttatttagTGAGTATGTTTGGTGTCCCAGGTATTCAGTGATTCCACAGTTGTGCAGTTAACCCCTTCATGTGGAATTGTGCTTCAAAAATCTTTAttcatttaaaagagaattttaatCTTTATGTGGAGATAGCCTTGAAAACATGTGCAGGGTAAACTGATGCAGCAATATTTGCCTGTGTCTGTAGAGAGTCTGCAACAGTAGGTGTGAGAGATGTGAACTACCTCATTCATCTCAATCAGGAGCCCATGGATTCTGAAATTGCAGAATTTGGCATTTTTCCAAGATACCTTGGCtttcacactgcagcacttttacTGTGGAATACATCAATTTGCCACAGATGaaattttgctttgctttgtttccCTGGCCTGCCAGGATTTGCTTGCAGCTGCCTCTTCCTCTCCAACATTTCACATAATGGGGGGTTAATTACAGTATATTCTCCCTGCAGTGTTCCACTGAGCCAAGCGCCAGAGAGCCAGAACTAGGGAGCAGGAGGAGTCAGAGGTGAAACAGCAGATGCTCAGGGAACTCAGTTCGTGGATCTGGTTAAAGGCTCCTTGTTGCCTTTGAATACATTAGTGGAATGATGATCTTAGCCAGGCCACTGTTACAAAATCATGTGGCCTGAGACCTGAGGAGGGGTGTTATGCTTTTTGGGCAGTGTAGTGGGAAGTACCATGCTGGCAAATAATTCTTGATAACTTGTTAAACTCCCAGTAATGTCACAGGAGTGAAGTGTGTTAAGTTGAGAATTGGATTTAAGGGTATTTCATCATGTAGTAAACTAATGTTCCTGTGGAAACTCAAGCTGCAGACTGAGAAAAGACTTGATCCTGATGAATGTAtgatttaaaagatatttttctaTGAAATATCTTTCATCATTCTGTGACCCTTAAATTCTAGTAATTAGAAGTGACTTTTTTGATTGTCATTTTGGCTTCCATTGTATGATGTTATGAAGACTAATATTGGTCTGCTAGATGGTCTGACATGGAATTGTTTCTTTAATAGCTCCTTCATTACTGTTCATTAACAGCAGCGCCTAGAGGCCCTAGTCAGGATAGGGACTTGTTGTGCTTCACACAGTGAACGTGTGTAGTAAGTCACAATCACTGCTCTCCAGTAGTATGTGAACGTTATTCCAGTTTCATCCTCTGTTCCATTAAATGTAATTAAGGATGTGCAAGACGtattcgtttaaaaaaaaaaaaaagatttccaaTGTTTTATTTGCTATTTGCATAACAAAGTAGATTGACTTTTTAAATCTTGGAGGGTATATACAGGATGAAAGAGCCCTGATGGAGCCATTCTGTATCATCTTTTATATGCACATTGAATGAGGCAGTGCTTCACAAGAGCCCTAGCCTGACTGAGTGCACAGCTTTCATAGAACATAGCATTACCCTCCTCTCTGCCAAACACTTCTACTTTTTCTATGTTCTCATGAAAACAAACTTAAAAGTTCTATCCAAAATCTACACTGAAGAATATAGCTGCACAGTAGATTACTAAAATTAAACATTAAGTAGTAGGATTGCAACTCTAATTCTTCTCTGTGCATGTGCATTACAATAGTCCATTTCATGgttgtatatattatattatattagttCCACAGAAATAATTAGGTAATGCTCAGTGAAAGAGTTAGATTGTTAACAGGTGTTCATGTGGGTCTGTTCTTCATTTTGGGTTCCTCACTGCAAAGACTGGGTATTGTGTAGTGATTGAAGCTGGGGTGTACTTATTGATCAATGATAAAAATATATCTCCattgcctcattcactgcatgcAGAATGTATTGCAATGGTGACCCTAGGCAAAACACGCTACTATGTATGTAGGACAAAATTATAGTCTCTTATCAGCATATTTATTGATTGATCTTCTATTTCAAATACTTTTCATACTGCAGAGAAACAAGTACGTGTATATCTTTATGTAATATGTTTTTGGTAATTTTAATTAAAGGGTTATTATTACATCTACATTCAGATATTTGAAAAGTGGTACTAGGTGATAGAGTGTCTGATGGATCAGGCATTAAAgccttttttggggaaaaaaaatctctttaatcCACCTAGAATAAggaataaataaatcagaagtaataAGCAGTGTCCAAAAGCATTAAGAATTGGAACTACTAACTTAATTCATGatgtttaaaaattccttttacaAGGTATAATCTAATGTTAGGCTTGAACAAAATGCTCCTTGTCACAGTtctcagggtaactgcacctctgTTCCCTTTATGGCCTCCTTCAGGGTACCCCACTAGCCATCAGGCCTCTAGCCATCATCTTTCTCAGGGCAGAGTCCCGCAATTCTCTGTGTCTAGACTAGGGGTTTAGGCTGCAATTCTTTAATTTGCTGTGATCATCTCAGCAAGTCTGAATTTAGTTTAGCACTTAGTCCTGTTCTCTCAGGAGCAACTAGAGTTAATCTGCGACAAGCCAGCCTTTGTAAAGCAAAGTATTTATTTGGAACAAAAACATTGTAGAGAACACATCTTAAACAATAAACTGCTTACATACATGTCTGGTTTACCAGGTGTCACCCATCTTCCACATGGGGACCTTAGCAGATTTTAAAGTACTTCAGGTCCTCTCAGAGGGCTTGTTCCTCTGGGCCCAGTCTGAATTCTGTCACTTCTTGGATCAAGGGGAATtacctgtccccccccccccccccatgttaaGGTGGTCACATTGTAtagttttttgttctttctttgacAACCTGTCATGCCAGTATATACGATCTCCCCAGAGGGTAAAGCTTCTCTAGACTTGTTCCTTGTCTAAGGATTTCCCTTGTGACTTTAGTTCCTGCAGGAAGCTCCTGTAACTTTCCAATGGAGCCAGAATACAATCCCATAAAGACACATGTAACATTTATAAAGCTGATAGTCTTGAATATTCCATGTGTCCATAGTATGTCAGAGTATTTACATGAGGAAAAAACACAAATGTGAATGCTGCTTAAAACAAATGAACATCTACTGCATGTCTCTGTTAAGAGAATTTTGTAATACAGCAAGAAAGCATGTATTTACCTTTACCTCAATTTGAAGAGCAAATCTTAAGGCTTCtccatttgttcttgaaaagTGCTATTATTGTATTTCAGGGTCAAGGTGCAATAACTGAACGGCTGAGAAGTTTCAGTATGCATGACTTAACAGCTATTCAAGGAGATGAGCCAGTGGGACAAAGACCCTATCAGACTTTACCTGAAACCAAAAAGAAAACCAAGAGTTCTGTCAGTGAGTCTCTGGGTATGTATCTTAAAGTTTTTGGGCTACTCATGTTGTAGTTAAATTCTGATATGTAAAAGCCAGGAAGTGGAAAGAGCAAgaacttcttctttttttattctcttaAATATTGGTGGTGGAAAAAACCCCAATCTCTTCATGCAAATTTGAATAAGTTTGAATTGATACGTAACATTTTCAACTAGGATTATATCCATCATAACTGTGGTTCTTGGTGGTTCTTTTCCCTTCATGGCTGTACTGGGGGAGATAGCAAATAGATTATCCTCATATCTATCTTGCTGAGTCTGCAGTTTGTTAACTAAAACAGTAATGCTGGTAGTGCAAGTCAGATTTATTGGATGCGACCCATAATTGTCACTGTTGGTGTCATGCAACATGTGAAAAGTTGTGACAagtaaataggaaaagaacaaactAATGAAAAAAGGGTGAATGTAGCAGGCTTTTAAAAAGGTAGCAAAGTCACTCGTTAAAAGTTGAACATGCTtgtagcaacaaaaataattttagtcCATTGAGGAGTTGTCATGGGAAAACGTAAAATTTGGGAGTGAAGAACAGTACTTGGTGACACAGCACAGAAACTGAAATGCGATACATTAAGTCCAAATGCACAAGTTAACAGGTGGTTCTCCAGAATTTTTTGATACTGTAGATTAAACAGTAAAGTTTCCAGAAGGTATCTTGACTTCCATTATTAGTGAATAGACCTTATGAATCTCTGTGCtactttaaagaaaatgaaaaatttcagaagGATAGAAATCATCCTTTATAGCTAAgtttttatcatgaaagtcagggacaggtcacaggattctgtgaatttttgtttattgcctgtgacctgtccctgactttcactaaaaatatccgtgataAAAGGGATAGGTGGGTTtggctcccactgctgctggggctcccgGTTCCCCCACTACTGCTGTGGATGGAAGCTCTGGGATCCCCTGCCCGAGGGCTGGGCTGCTTCAGAGTTCCTTTGCCCCGggacagctgggagctgcagggtccccccggCTGGCCATTGCGGCCAGGCAGATGCAGGGGGTCCCCACACTGcatgctgggcagctgca includes:
- the REEP3 gene encoding receptor expression-enhancing protein 3 isoform X1, translated to MVSWMISRAVVLVFGMLYPAYYSYKAVKTKNVKEYVRWMMYWIVFALYTVTETVADLMISWFPLYYELKIAFVIWLLSPYTRGASLMYRKFLHPLLSSKEREIDEYIVQAKERGYETMVNFGRQGLNLAATAAVTAAAKGQGAITERLRSFSMHDLTAIQGDEPVGQRPYQTLPETKKKTKSSVSESLGYRIPLEKDSGDDKTDEEMEGTHSEDEMFAQRGLRRSQSMKSVKSIKGRKEIRYGSLKYKVKKRPAVYF
- the REEP3 gene encoding receptor expression-enhancing protein 3 isoform X2, with the protein product MMYWIVFALYTVTETVADLMISWFPLYYELKIAFVIWLLSPYTRGASLMYRKFLHPLLSSKEREIDEYIVQAKERGYETMVNFGRQGLNLAATAAVTAAAKGQGAITERLRSFSMHDLTAIQGDEPVGQRPYQTLPETKKKTKSSVSESLGYRIPLEKDSGDDKTDEEMEGTHSEDEMFAQRGLRRSQSMKSVKSIKGRKEIRYGSLKYKVKKRPAVYF